The proteins below are encoded in one region of Sporosarcina sp. FSL K6-1508:
- a CDS encoding IS4 family transposase — protein MDKITRKTSFGQWFSPINIQLVEENVKTMRLDAYTKKLTTDSFLKLLLFAQLHETESLHALSDCLFNKHLQVSTNLDSISVSQLSRRLNGMNPVLFQQLFLDLVAQIHQKTNYAKITMPLKIIDSSTLPLNLTNHRWAKFRKTKAGVKLHLRLVFMEKGTSYPEKAVLTTANEHDRNQLEVMVDDKECMYVFDRGYLDYERFDRMTDDGYFFLSRLRKNAVIHECEDFQLPEGTTVLSDQAVLIGTTQNRAENIFRLLKVIDSKGNELQLITNRFDLSADEISEMYKSRWAIELFFKWIKQHLNIKKFYGQSEWAIHNQVYIALIVYCLNVLVQIKTRSKHKILKISRYLKASLWKPAHIWIRKIKGTAVP, from the coding sequence ATGGACAAGATTACACGAAAAACTTCATTTGGACAATGGTTTTCACCTATTAATATTCAATTAGTTGAAGAAAACGTGAAAACAATGAGATTAGATGCTTATACGAAGAAACTTACGACAGATTCATTCTTAAAATTACTGCTTTTTGCACAGCTTCATGAAACGGAAAGTCTGCACGCGCTGAGTGATTGTCTTTTTAATAAACATCTTCAAGTCAGCACAAACCTTGATTCTATAAGCGTTTCTCAATTATCCCGCAGGCTCAATGGAATGAATCCCGTGCTATTTCAACAACTTTTTCTTGATTTAGTCGCGCAAATTCATCAAAAAACAAATTATGCCAAAATCACTATGCCTTTAAAAATCATTGATTCGAGCACATTGCCACTCAATTTAACCAATCACCGATGGGCTAAATTCCGCAAAACGAAAGCTGGGGTAAAGCTTCATTTACGTCTTGTGTTTATGGAAAAAGGAACGTCCTATCCTGAAAAAGCTGTGCTTACAACAGCGAATGAACATGATCGTAATCAGCTTGAAGTCATGGTTGATGACAAGGAATGCATGTATGTTTTCGACCGTGGATATTTAGATTACGAACGTTTCGATCGCATGACAGATGACGGCTACTTTTTCTTATCCAGACTACGTAAAAATGCAGTAATCCATGAATGTGAAGACTTCCAATTGCCAGAAGGCACAACGGTATTATCGGATCAAGCGGTGTTGATTGGTACAACTCAAAATCGTGCTGAAAACATCTTTCGCTTACTCAAAGTAATAGACTCGAAAGGGAATGAACTACAACTCATCACCAATCGGTTTGACCTGAGTGCAGACGAAATCTCCGAGATGTACAAATCACGCTGGGCAATTGAACTGTTTTTTAAATGGATCAAACAACATTTGAACATCAAAAAGTTCTATGGTCAAAGCGAATGGGCCATTCATAATCAGGTATATATCGCACTCATCGTATATTGCTTGAATGTGTTGGTGCAAATAAAGACACGGAGTAAACATAAAATCTTGAAAATTAGTCGCTATTTAAAGGCTTCTCTTTGGAAACCTGCACATATTTGGATTCGTAAAATCAAAGGGACAGCAGTCCCGTAA
- a CDS encoding IS1182 family transposase, whose product MSIIRQQSLFDMHELYKMEPTHHFEAVFSTVNLNPILNLFDKPKKVGAPRELNYGAMIYSLIARVVERIVTIKDLVRRLDRDPIFRYDCGFLHSDQIPSEASYSRMITVISESDTMTQIHDNLILLAIDEGHIGEENIAIDATHFEARDRAQASEKKEKPASKKRGRKPKAEREQWLKEKQAAEKARPIYEKEIVHQLSESVETLFKEAPIDPKWGIKKNSDGKNTFWFGYKGHLAVSTKSQYILTGMMTSGSLNDGKAAIPLLKKIDRDLPALFNTGLFDAGYDYEPIYQQLTDQNLQAVIPYNRRNEGEMVGYDEHFAPTCVVEHSYLYDSFDPKYKTLKYTRPKECATCPLQHDTLCQKTYKIRQSTDFRKYTNPARGSKKWDELYKERTAVERVNAYLKEFFGLNNVRHRTGKKAKLHFQLVTLVYNASKLATDRIRVVMKQQSLQVA is encoded by the coding sequence ATGTCCATTATACGACAACAAAGCCTGTTTGACATGCATGAATTATATAAGATGGAACCCACCCATCATTTTGAAGCAGTTTTTTCAACAGTTAACTTAAATCCTATCTTGAATCTATTCGATAAACCGAAAAAAGTAGGTGCACCTAGAGAATTGAATTACGGTGCCATGATCTATTCACTTATCGCTCGCGTCGTCGAGCGTATTGTGACAATCAAGGATCTTGTCAGACGGTTGGATCGTGACCCCATTTTTCGTTATGACTGTGGTTTTCTTCATTCCGACCAAATCCCATCCGAAGCTTCTTATTCCAGGATGATTACCGTCATCAGTGAATCAGATACGATGACCCAAATTCATGACAATCTTATTTTGCTGGCCATCGATGAAGGGCATATTGGCGAAGAAAACATCGCCATTGACGCCACCCATTTCGAGGCGAGGGATCGTGCCCAGGCTTCCGAAAAGAAAGAAAAGCCGGCTTCGAAAAAGCGCGGTCGCAAGCCAAAAGCCGAACGTGAACAATGGTTGAAAGAAAAACAGGCGGCGGAGAAAGCGCGTCCGATTTATGAAAAAGAGATTGTACATCAGCTATCCGAATCAGTAGAAACGTTGTTTAAAGAGGCCCCTATCGATCCGAAATGGGGAATCAAGAAAAACAGTGATGGAAAAAACACCTTCTGGTTTGGTTATAAAGGTCATTTGGCCGTCAGCACAAAAAGCCAATATATTCTTACGGGTATGATGACGTCCGGTAGTCTCAATGACGGGAAAGCAGCCATTCCATTATTGAAGAAAATTGATCGGGACCTTCCAGCTTTATTTAACACAGGTCTTTTCGATGCCGGTTACGACTACGAACCGATTTATCAACAATTGACTGACCAAAATCTACAAGCCGTCATTCCGTATAATCGACGCAACGAAGGAGAGATGGTCGGTTACGACGAGCATTTCGCACCGACGTGTGTCGTAGAGCATTCCTATCTTTACGATAGCTTCGATCCGAAATACAAGACACTGAAATATACACGCCCGAAAGAATGTGCGACCTGTCCATTACAACACGACACCCTTTGTCAAAAGACCTATAAAATTAGACAATCCACGGATTTCAGGAAGTACACCAATCCAGCCAGGGGATCGAAAAAGTGGGATGAACTGTACAAGGAACGTACCGCTGTCGAACGGGTCAATGCGTATTTAAAAGAATTCTTCGGGCTCAATAATGTCCGTCATCGAACTGGAAAGAAAGCGAAGCTGCACTTCCAATTGGTGACGCTTGTTTATAATGCTTCAAAATTAGCCACGGATCGGATCAGAGTAGTAATGAAGCAACAGTCGTTACAAGTAGCTTAA
- the yfkAB gene encoding radical SAM/CxCxxxxC motif protein YfkAB: MKNDVATLEKMTPAYDPWEAYLDVQEHGKLTLSSIEFTTTYLCNMRCEHCAVGYMLQHKDPDALPLDLLLSRLEEIPHLRTISLTGGEPMFSKKSIEKYVLPLLKYAHERGVRTQMNSNLTMPLARYMAIAPYLDVLHISHNWGTVEDFVDGGFANMERKPPRERRAEQFQRMIDNSRALAEAGVMVSAETMLNKRTLPHLEHIHRQVVEEMKCARHEVHPMYPSDFASQLEVLSLDETRKAIHELLDHRDEDVWMLFGTLPFYACSDNEEDLALLKRIYNSKNVSVRNDPDGRSRLNVNIFTGDVIVTDFGDTPPMGNIQTESLPVMLDRWLERPLAKTIGCHCTAVNCLGPNLLVKDAYYPKMDFTKKKANISL; the protein is encoded by the coding sequence ATGAAAAATGATGTAGCAACACTCGAAAAAATGACACCTGCTTACGATCCATGGGAAGCGTACTTGGATGTACAGGAGCATGGCAAACTGACATTGTCGAGCATTGAATTCACGACGACCTATTTATGCAATATGCGCTGTGAACATTGCGCTGTTGGGTATATGTTACAGCATAAAGATCCGGATGCTCTGCCGTTGGACTTACTGCTGTCTCGGCTGGAGGAAATTCCTCATTTACGAACTATAAGTCTTACAGGCGGAGAGCCAATGTTCTCCAAAAAGTCGATAGAGAAGTATGTTCTACCATTATTGAAGTATGCGCATGAACGTGGAGTTCGTACACAAATGAATTCGAACTTAACGATGCCACTCGCCCGCTATATGGCGATTGCACCGTATTTAGATGTCTTACATATTTCACATAACTGGGGCACGGTCGAGGATTTCGTGGATGGCGGCTTCGCCAATATGGAGCGGAAACCTCCCCGAGAACGCCGCGCTGAGCAATTTCAGCGGATGATCGATAACAGCCGGGCATTGGCTGAAGCAGGCGTCATGGTTTCAGCGGAAACGATGTTGAATAAACGGACGCTGCCTCATCTAGAGCATATCCATCGACAAGTAGTAGAGGAAATGAAATGTGCTAGGCACGAAGTTCACCCTATGTACCCAAGTGACTTCGCTTCACAGCTTGAAGTGCTTTCTTTGGATGAAACTCGTAAAGCAATTCACGAGCTGCTAGATCATCGTGACGAAGATGTCTGGATGCTGTTTGGTACACTTCCATTTTATGCATGCAGTGATAACGAAGAGGATTTGGCGCTGTTAAAACGAATTTACAACAGTAAAAACGTATCGGTGCGTAATGACCCGGATGGCAGGTCCCGTCTGAACGTCAATATTTTCACTGGCGATGTGATTGTCACGGATTTTGGTGATACACCGCCAATGGGCAATATTCAAACGGAATCGCTTCCTGTAATGCTCGACCGCTGGCTTGAACGCCCACTTGCAAAAACGATTGGTTGCCATTGTACCGCGGTTAACTGCTTAGGGCCAAATCTATTGGTAAAAGACGCGTATTATCCTAAAATGGATTTCACGAAAAAGAAAGCGAACATATCGCTATAA
- a CDS encoding ABC transporter ATP-binding protein — MSEHKRSRPQGGAPMGPGGGNVMMAGKKAKDFKGTLRRLIGYLLPRRNALIAVFFAAILSTVFMIVGPKIMGNAITELFEGAYGKATGVPGAGIDFEAIGKLLLLLAGLYVISSLFSYIQQYIMSSVAQKTVYDLREDVNGKLKKLPLKYYDGRPVGETLSRVTNDIDTIGSTLQQSLTQFITSVVTIVGILIMMLTISPVLTLIALVSLPLSLFGIRPILKRSQRHFAAQQRTLGQLNSHVEEMYTGHQVVKAFGHERKSVAEFDEVNEQLYDAGRKAQFISGIIMPVMSLIGNLSYVVICVVGGILVTQRAISIGDIQAFITYTRQFTQPIMQTANIANIIQSTVAAAERVFELLDEEEEIKEVTTVSLARAEGTVTFEHVDFGYGDDLLIEDMNIDVSPGQTVAIVGPTGAGKTTLINLLMRFYELNGGKITIDGLNTRDMSRKDLRTTFGMVLQDTWLFNGSIKDNIAYGKEGATDDEIFEASKTAYADHFIRTLPEGYDTLLNEEASNISQGQKQLITIARAVLANPPVMILDEATSSVDTRTELLIQQAMNRLMEGRTSFVIAHRLSTIRDADLIIVMDQGKVIEQGTHNELLEENGFYAELYNSQFSNKPAV; from the coding sequence ATGAGTGAACACAAACGGTCACGACCTCAAGGCGGCGCCCCAATGGGACCTGGAGGAGGAAATGTGATGATGGCAGGGAAAAAAGCCAAGGATTTTAAAGGTACATTACGCCGCCTTATTGGTTATCTATTGCCCCGCCGCAATGCATTAATCGCTGTATTTTTTGCAGCAATTTTAAGTACGGTCTTTATGATTGTAGGACCTAAAATAATGGGAAATGCAATTACCGAATTATTTGAAGGTGCTTATGGGAAGGCCACAGGTGTGCCGGGAGCAGGAATCGATTTTGAGGCAATCGGTAAATTACTCCTTCTACTCGCAGGTTTATATGTCATCAGTAGCCTATTTAGCTATATTCAACAATACATCATGTCAAGTGTGGCACAAAAAACGGTGTATGATTTACGGGAAGATGTCAACGGCAAGCTTAAGAAACTACCGCTTAAATATTATGACGGCCGTCCTGTTGGAGAAACATTAAGCCGGGTAACGAATGATATTGATACAATTGGAAGCACATTGCAACAGAGTTTGACGCAATTTATCACATCGGTTGTTACAATTGTCGGGATTCTTATCATGATGTTAACGATCAGCCCTGTATTGACGCTTATTGCGCTCGTCAGTTTACCTTTATCGCTGTTTGGCATTCGGCCAATTTTGAAAAGGTCACAAAGGCATTTCGCTGCCCAACAACGTACGCTTGGTCAATTGAATAGCCATGTTGAAGAGATGTACACAGGTCACCAAGTCGTCAAAGCATTCGGCCATGAGCGAAAGTCCGTTGCTGAATTTGATGAGGTGAATGAACAATTATATGATGCTGGCCGAAAAGCCCAATTCATTTCAGGAATTATTATGCCAGTGATGTCTTTGATTGGGAACCTCAGTTATGTCGTTATCTGTGTAGTTGGTGGTATCTTAGTGACACAGCGTGCCATTTCAATCGGGGATATTCAAGCGTTCATTACGTATACACGTCAATTCACGCAGCCAATTATGCAAACGGCGAATATCGCAAATATCATTCAGTCAACTGTCGCGGCAGCGGAGCGTGTCTTTGAACTGCTTGATGAGGAAGAAGAAATAAAAGAAGTGACGACAGTGAGTTTAGCACGGGCAGAAGGTACAGTCACCTTTGAACACGTCGACTTTGGTTACGGGGACGATTTGTTAATTGAAGATATGAACATTGACGTGAGCCCAGGTCAAACAGTCGCCATTGTAGGGCCTACGGGTGCTGGGAAAACGACATTGATCAATTTATTGATGCGTTTTTACGAACTGAACGGTGGGAAGATTACAATTGACGGACTCAACACACGGGATATGTCACGTAAAGATCTTCGAACTACTTTTGGGATGGTTCTCCAAGATACATGGCTCTTTAATGGATCGATTAAAGACAATATCGCTTACGGAAAAGAAGGTGCAACGGATGATGAGATTTTCGAAGCATCGAAAACCGCATATGCCGACCACTTTATTCGTACATTGCCGGAGGGTTATGACACACTCTTAAATGAAGAAGCATCAAATATTTCACAAGGACAAAAGCAACTTATCACAATTGCTCGTGCTGTTCTGGCAAATCCTCCTGTTATGATCTTGGATGAAGCGACGTCGAGTGTAGATACACGGACGGAACTGTTAATTCAACAGGCGATGAACCGTTTAATGGAAGGCCGAACGAGCTTCGTTATTGCTCACCGTCTTTCAACGATTCGGGATGCTGATTTAATTATCGTAATGGATCAAGGGAAGGTAATTGAACAAGGAACACACAATGAGCTACTGGAGGAGAACGGCTTTTACGCAGAATTGTACAACAGCCAATTTTCTAATAAACCTGCAGTGTAA
- a CDS encoding ABC transporter ATP-binding protein has protein sequence MLKLLKNLSVYKWIVIAILGLVFIQSMSDLFLPTLMADIIDKGVVVGDIPYIWKIGGIMLLVAAFGAVASVVASYYSSKAAMGFGRDIRRKVFKHVESFSLEDFDEIGTASLITRTTNDITQVQQVVIMMLRMVVSAPIMLVGGIIMAVSKDAKLSLIIVAAMPILIGSVLLILYKGVPLFQTVQKRLDRLNLVLRENLTGIRVIRAFNREKQEQVRLKKANKDLTDVSIKVNKMMAFLMPVMMLVMNLTVVGIIWFGGIRIDNGAMQIGDLMAFIQYVMQIMFALVMASMMFVMIPRAAVSAKRINEVLAMKPTFLDEGTKKADKEPGTLEFDQVSFSYPGAEEPALSDISFTAKSGEVTAIIGGTGAGKTTLINLIPRFYEVTSGTIRVNGVDIRESSQEEVRSKIGFVPQKALLFSGTIAENIRFGKEDATETEIEHAARIAQAEDFILKMNDGYDSVISQGGSNVSGGQKQRLSIARALIRKPDIYIFDDSFSALDYKTDANLRAALKDETEHATVVIVAQRVSTVIDADQIIVIDDGGIAGIGTHEELLEQNQVYREIVESQISEEEIA, from the coding sequence ATGTTAAAATTGCTAAAAAATTTATCCGTCTATAAGTGGATCGTGATAGCGATATTGGGACTCGTTTTCATTCAATCGATGTCGGATCTATTTTTGCCGACACTAATGGCGGATATTATCGACAAAGGGGTAGTCGTCGGTGATATTCCATACATTTGGAAAATTGGGGGAATCATGCTGTTGGTGGCTGCATTTGGAGCTGTTGCATCTGTCGTTGCAAGTTACTACTCTTCAAAAGCAGCAATGGGATTTGGCCGGGATATTCGTCGGAAAGTATTTAAACATGTGGAGAGTTTTTCACTTGAAGATTTTGATGAAATTGGAACGGCATCACTGATTACAAGAACGACGAATGATATTACACAAGTGCAACAAGTGGTCATTATGATGCTTCGTATGGTCGTAAGCGCTCCAATTATGTTGGTCGGCGGTATAATTATGGCCGTTTCAAAGGATGCGAAATTATCATTAATTATCGTTGCGGCGATGCCTATATTAATCGGTTCAGTGTTGCTTATTCTTTATAAAGGGGTACCACTGTTCCAAACTGTGCAAAAACGCTTGGACCGCTTAAACCTTGTATTACGCGAGAACTTAACAGGGATCCGTGTAATCCGTGCGTTTAATCGAGAAAAACAAGAGCAAGTTCGTCTTAAAAAGGCAAATAAAGATTTGACTGATGTGTCAATCAAAGTTAATAAGATGATGGCATTTTTAATGCCTGTTATGATGCTCGTTATGAACTTAACTGTTGTGGGCATCATTTGGTTTGGCGGCATTCGAATTGACAACGGTGCGATGCAGATCGGTGATTTAATGGCGTTTATTCAATACGTCATGCAAATCATGTTCGCTCTTGTTATGGCTTCCATGATGTTTGTCATGATACCGAGGGCTGCAGTTTCAGCAAAACGTATTAACGAAGTGCTTGCGATGAAACCGACATTTTTGGATGAAGGTACTAAAAAAGCGGACAAAGAACCCGGAACTCTTGAATTTGATCAGGTATCATTCAGTTATCCAGGTGCCGAGGAGCCGGCATTGTCGGACATTAGCTTTACCGCGAAATCGGGCGAAGTGACTGCCATTATTGGGGGAACAGGTGCGGGAAAAACTACGCTTATTAATTTGATTCCCCGATTTTATGAAGTTACTTCCGGTACAATTCGTGTCAATGGTGTCGATATTCGGGAATCATCACAAGAGGAAGTGCGGTCCAAAATAGGTTTCGTACCACAAAAAGCGCTACTATTTTCCGGTACGATTGCTGAGAATATTCGTTTCGGCAAAGAAGATGCGACAGAGACCGAAATTGAGCATGCCGCGCGTATTGCACAAGCGGAAGATTTCATTTTGAAGATGAATGATGGCTACGATTCGGTTATTTCACAAGGTGGATCGAATGTTTCGGGAGGTCAAAAACAACGGCTGTCCATTGCACGCGCATTAATTCGCAAACCGGATATTTACATTTTTGATGATAGTTTCTCCGCACTTGATTACAAAACGGATGCAAATTTGCGTGCAGCGTTGAAAGATGAAACAGAGCACGCGACTGTCGTCATTGTTGCACAACGTGTCAGCACTGTCATCGATGCCGATCAAATCATTGTCATAGACGATGGTGGTATTGCCGGAATTGGTACCCACGAAGAACTTCTTGAACAGAATCAGGTATATCGTGAAATCGTCGAATCCCAGATCTCAGAGGAGGAAATCGCATGA
- a CDS encoding sensor histidine kinase yields the protein MKKVLRVGMAVFVWVIVTVTYWSLAYLGTSLIHMKWNLHTSDFSKGLITLFAMISLFILTSWIFSRFASPRRMDFFTMMIDALRRISKGDFNVKLTNQFKHKKDHPFGKIVESINQMAVELNQIEQMRQEFISNVSHEIQSPLASINGFATVLKQSDLTLKEREHYLEIIETESRRLANLSDNLLKLTSIESQHHPFEPVAYRLDKQIREIILSCEPQWVDKSLELDISLDEVEITADEELMSQVWINLIINSIKFTPSGDSLNIALYRHGSEAVVTIADTGMGIAEEDQEHIFERFYKVDKSRNRTLGGSGLGLSITKKIIDMHEGSIEVQSKLNEGTMFTVTLPV from the coding sequence ATGAAAAAAGTACTGCGTGTCGGGATGGCGGTATTTGTGTGGGTAATCGTCACCGTCACCTACTGGTCGCTTGCCTACTTAGGAACTTCGCTAATTCATATGAAATGGAATTTGCATACGAGTGACTTCTCTAAAGGGTTGATTACGTTGTTCGCCATGATTTCCCTGTTCATTCTCACTAGCTGGATTTTTTCGAGGTTTGCTTCTCCGCGTCGAATGGATTTTTTCACAATGATGATTGATGCCTTGAGGAGGATTTCGAAGGGTGATTTTAATGTCAAGTTAACGAATCAATTTAAACATAAAAAAGATCATCCTTTTGGGAAAATTGTAGAAAGCATTAATCAGATGGCTGTGGAGCTTAATCAGATAGAGCAAATGCGTCAAGAGTTCATTTCCAATGTATCGCATGAAATTCAATCACCGCTCGCTTCCATTAACGGTTTTGCTACTGTATTAAAGCAAAGCGATTTAACGCTCAAGGAGCGGGAACATTATCTTGAGATTATTGAGACTGAAAGCAGGCGTTTAGCTAATCTAAGCGATAATTTATTGAAGCTCACATCCATAGAATCTCAACATCACCCTTTTGAGCCAGTTGCGTATCGGTTAGATAAACAAATACGTGAAATCATTCTATCCTGTGAACCTCAATGGGTCGACAAATCGTTGGAGTTGGATATTTCATTGGATGAAGTAGAGATCACTGCTGACGAGGAGCTGATGAGCCAAGTATGGATTAACCTTATTATCAATAGTATTAAATTCACACCCAGCGGTGACAGTCTGAACATCGCTCTTTATAGGCACGGTTCAGAAGCAGTTGTGACCATTGCTGATACAGGAATGGGCATAGCTGAGGAAGATCAAGAGCATATATTTGAGCGCTTCTATAAAGTGGATAAATCACGTAATCGTACACTGGGCGGAAGTGGTTTAGGCTTGTCCATCACCAAAAAAATTATCGACATGCATGAAGGTTCCATTGAAGTACAAAGTAAATTGAATGAAGGTACCATGTTTACGGTCACTTTGCCTGTTTAA
- a CDS encoding response regulator transcription factor: MAKVLIVDDDPHMRELVRLFLRPEGFEIMEADDGIEALAALESFKADLVVLDIMMPNMDGWELCREIRKQYDIPLLMLTAKGDTTQKVKGFELGTDDYLVKPFEPAELVARVKALLKRYRIAISQTVQMGELLMNRKTYELFLGNRNVELPLKEFELLFKLASYPGKTFSREQLIEDIWGYGYEGTDRTVDVHINRLRERFSDNSSSFKICTIRGLGYRLEVEE, encoded by the coding sequence ATGGCAAAGGTATTAATTGTAGATGATGATCCGCATATGCGGGAATTGGTCAGACTTTTCTTACGTCCAGAAGGCTTTGAAATTATGGAAGCAGATGATGGTATTGAAGCATTGGCAGCCTTGGAGTCGTTTAAGGCAGACCTGGTAGTGCTGGATATAATGATGCCAAACATGGACGGATGGGAATTGTGCCGAGAAATTAGAAAACAGTATGATATTCCCTTGCTGATGCTGACAGCCAAAGGCGATACGACCCAGAAGGTAAAAGGGTTTGAATTAGGTACCGACGATTATCTTGTTAAACCATTTGAGCCGGCTGAGCTTGTTGCACGGGTAAAAGCGTTACTTAAACGTTATCGAATTGCAATTTCACAGACAGTCCAGATGGGCGAACTGCTGATGAACCGCAAAACCTATGAATTGTTCTTGGGAAATCGAAATGTGGAGCTGCCGTTGAAAGAATTTGAATTACTATTTAAATTGGCAAGCTATCCTGGTAAAACTTTTTCGCGGGAACAGTTGATTGAGGATATATGGGGTTATGGTTACGAAGGAACAGATCGAACAGTTGATGTACATATTAATCGATTGCGCGAGCGTTTTTCTGATAACAGCAGTTCTTTTAAAATCTGCACTATTCGTGGATTGGGTTATCGGCTGGAGGTAGAAGAATGA
- a CDS encoding DinB/UmuC family translesion DNA polymerase gives MNDKLNYAVCKELLNENYSHQAVRQISVSVTKLEDEQSMQLNLFDDGKWEMCKLVCVVDEIRTRYGPLHY, from the coding sequence ATGAATGACAAGCTAAATTACGCTGTCTGTAAAGAATTGTTGAACGAAAATTATAGCCATCAAGCAGTACGGCAAATTTCCGTATCAGTCACAAAACTGGAAGATGAACAATCGATGCAGCTAAACTTATTCGATGACGGGAAATGGGAAATGTGTAAGTTGGTGTGCGTTGTGGACGAAATTAGAACTCGCTATGGTCCATTGCATTATTAA
- a CDS encoding GNAT family N-acetyltransferase, producing the protein MNISYKLMSSLSFEEAHVLFNRGFKGYLVPMNLSFDTFVSRFGNDGLSPALSIVAFDGTVPIGFVLQGIREVDGQKISWNGGTGIIPEYRGRKLGYSLMEEAEKIIKELNVSIATLEALSENKAAISLYEKCGYKVEDDLLFLRANEILDSKLPDLDSYEIIRIPATQSIGSDLFSTIVPWQTDASNTPKLGGEAVMISKNGEVQAACLIRKKCVFGNKTESITLFQVKEYGNEEDALTKLLAYALEYDQCINRTTYNFLKGDGRVVSSLLASGFENTPISQVFMIKTF; encoded by the coding sequence ATGAATATTTCGTATAAATTGATGTCTTCATTAAGCTTTGAAGAAGCGCATGTCCTATTTAATCGTGGATTTAAAGGCTATTTAGTGCCGATGAATTTATCTTTTGATACATTCGTAAGTCGTTTTGGTAACGATGGATTATCTCCGGCATTATCCATCGTTGCATTTGATGGAACAGTTCCAATCGGCTTTGTGCTCCAAGGAATTAGAGAAGTGGATGGTCAAAAGATTTCTTGGAATGGTGGAACTGGTATTATTCCAGAATACAGGGGGAGGAAATTGGGTTATTCCTTGATGGAGGAAGCGGAAAAAATTATAAAGGAACTTAATGTTTCTATAGCAACCTTAGAGGCGCTTTCTGAAAATAAGGCTGCTATATCTTTATATGAAAAGTGTGGTTACAAAGTAGAGGACGATTTACTCTTTTTACGTGCAAATGAAATTTTAGATAGTAAGTTACCGGATCTAGACAGTTATGAAATAATAAGAATTCCGGCTACCCAATCTATTGGATCAGATTTATTTTCAACTATCGTCCCTTGGCAAACGGATGCTAGTAACACGCCAAAACTAGGTGGAGAAGCTGTGATGATTTCAAAGAATGGAGAGGTGCAGGCAGCTTGTCTTATTCGGAAAAAATGTGTGTTTGGCAATAAGACGGAAAGCATAACTTTATTTCAGGTGAAGGAATATGGGAATGAAGAAGATGCTCTAACCAAACTCCTTGCTTACGCATTAGAATATGACCAATGTATCAATCGTACAACTTATAACTTTTTAAAAGGAGATGGTCGTGTAGTTTCATCTTTACTGGCAAGTGGTTTTGAAAATACGCCAATATCACAAGTTTTTATGATAAAAACTTTCTGA